A single genomic interval of Anopheles marshallii chromosome 2, idAnoMarsDA_429_01, whole genome shotgun sequence harbors:
- the LOC128718998 gene encoding peptidyl-prolyl cis-trans isomerase FKBP2 produces MQYSHLLALCLVGLALAQNVSADGKLKIGVKKRVENCTVRTKKGDLVHMHYTGTLQDGTEFDSSIPRGSPLTFTLGMGQVIKGWDQGLLGMCEGEKRKLVIPPELGYGERGAGEKIPPNSVLIFEVELVKIERKTEL; encoded by the exons atgcaATATTCGCACCTGTTAGCACTTTGTCTGGTCGGCTTAGCGCTGGCTCAAAACGTCTCTGCGGACGGCAAGTTGAAGATAGGTGTCAAGAAACGCGTCGAAAATTGCACCGTACGAACTAAGAAGGGTGATCTGGTGCACATGCATTATACG GGAACGCTTCAAGATGGAACAGAATTCGATAGCAGCATTCCTCGTGGTAGTCCGCTTACATTTACGCTTGGAATGGGCCAGGTCATAAAGGGATGGGACCAAGGATTGCTTGGAATGTGTGAAGGTGAGAAGCGGAAGCTGGTCATCCCTCCAGAGCTGGGTTATGGAGAGCGCGGTGCCGGTGAGAAAATTCCACCCAACTCGGTGCTCATTTTTGAGGTAGAATTGGTGAAAATTGAACGGAAAACAGAACTGTAA
- the LOC128718071 gene encoding bromodomain adjacent to zinc finger domain protein 1A-like: MPLLKRKVLQRVVESVNDNDEVFVCEITGELFRNYDDFFNRTMLLSSTVWSCAMTGRSNLTYRDALESERSAKRTLKTFPTALKGPILLIASSTKRTAIQDLASDVHGYAKDVFFKGETVYTKTGDPETIRKAKIVRVVISGSPNDHIPSRLIYHVESCDEGASANYSVRGEAIIRERNSLSREKCKLFLKQHVELGAFQMLCVKKESLEQFVTSKGCTDAKVFYGQKPDFKVSKKLQLQEKSSLAAQKTAKPPKIANQKRAKLIDKENNKKQHSIENYLTQLPNDSVAKKEEIIEKKKKRLEEHAKQKILAREQMQIEKERLLPQVAIALKEYSAIKEDLELTDHRVIPPAREVQTLIGEEYFPDFLFILEFLNTFGDLLSIETKFPDGVTMDLLQQALILREYDGPLSDILQVLLSTIFAALKVLETSEEANLESGTKNVANWCSKHFSTNLTDLPMDSTTVSEILRLHISAYSQSTYFGDACSILIRDHPSIMQTLATHSVFQLSTKSVMHIICALIHQLLMTDEVLSRVEKVGDARIKLKNNHQEQSRLTHKTKSLKQVAQDSMNKTLASYAGQMSDNELDECRKKLEQNLNDELAEIETNACRKMKVLQDEFETLNRSYNLYQVHLGSDRGFRNYWQFQSIPGLFVEHDKKFIGSCLERVTMHIPALAHCELKNRKKYITESILRCAGNSNGLLEKEGDIYEELLFRGINLLQQSNAPKKDALLLNEANPAVDNNVPATHPTNRELFMCTGNAENCPVHLPVQISNLHTKWGFYATRQELDALIKSLNPRGRREQSLRKALLLHRESIESRIERCPIEKLSIQTDDRTKMQASTFEPQHKNPEPVMPQSELLETMFRESLLELEGRITAGCLGELKVNSIEKWRKAILNRSYDSQINEKLVWGQSRQNQKSYVKKPNEESSSEESEEDLNDMFELCKTDQSYGLPETTNIDVSTQNQDASNGSLQNTVRSMASALLQIEQSIDIKFFRHPFGPKGICKDPNRILLFQFVGQKKLLRWEAGLMRATSFSQLFLHYHVLYDGIRWSRSIERAVCMVCRLKGNASVSLLCDECNRVCHMYCLKPKLKKIPEGDWFCMLCRPKDHESKYRVTGRMRTAEIIDYNESNTSDQDSENTDDSDDDGSKSIDEGSESGVVVKRRRTASSLTSSSEKEYESDKDEEDDISIKDPEETKLKIVIHKKAETKKENSWRSATRKANQGTGTVHAKRVHQIESKKAERTNKSTPRENLNRSNAGRRSLDAKKKKVNTSHTSSRTARNPEIRTVKNQSLQRRAHPKRARETESKKDEHAKKSKLSENINSPTTGRRSLRLSTKES; encoded by the coding sequence ATGCCTTTGCTCAAGCGAAAAGTTCTGCAGAGAGTCGTCGAATCGgtgaatgataatgatgaagtGTTTGTATGCGAGATAACGGGAGAACTTTTCAGGAACTATGATGATTTCTTTAATCGCACCATGCTGTTGTCTTCCACCGTATGGAGCTGTGCGATGACTGGGCGCAGCAATTTGACGTATAGGGACGCCCTTGAAAGTGAAAGGTCTGCTAAACGTACTCTAAAAACATTTCCTACCGCGCTGAAAGGCCCGATATTGCTCATCGCTTCAAGTACCAAGCGTACGGCAATACAAGATTTGGCCAGTGATGTCCACGGTTATGCAAAGGATGTGTTCTTTAAGGGTGAAACCGTGTACACCAAAACGGGTGATCCGGAAACGATACGCAAGGCCAAAATTGTCCGGGTGGTAATCAGTGGTTCGCCAAATGATCATATTCCGTCGCGCCTGATCTACCACGTCGAGAGCTGTGATGAGGGAGCTTCAGCAAACTATTCCGTCCGCGGAGAAGCCATAATACGGGAGCGGAATTCTTTGTCACGGGAAAAATGTAAACTGTTTCTGAAGCAGCACGTTGAACTGGGAGCATTTCAGATGTTGTGCGTGAAGAAGGAATCCTTGGAACAGTTTGTTACGTCTAAAGGTTGTACCGACGCTAAAGTATTCTACGGACAGAAGCCGGACTTTAAAGTTTCTAAAAAATTACAACTACAGGAAAAGTCCTCCCTGGCCGCTCAGAAAACCGCAAAACCCCCAAAGATTGCGAACCAAAAACGTGCCAAATTGATAGACAaggagaacaacaaaaaacaacatagcATTGAAAATTACTTGACTCAATTGCCTAATGATTCTGttgcaaaaaaggaagaaatcatagaaaaaaagaaaaaacgccTTGAAGAGCACGCTAAACAGAAGATTTTGGCAAGGGAACAAATGCAGATAGAGAAGGAGCGGCTACTTCCACAGGTTGCGATCGCGCTGAAAGAATACAGCGCTATAAAGGAAGATTTGGAGCTTACAGACCACCGTGTTATACCGCCAGCACGAGAGGTGCAAACGTTAATTGGTGAAGAATATTTCCCTGACTTTCTTTTCATACTAGAATTTCTGAATACGTTTGGCGATTTACTATCAATCGAAACTAAATTTCCAGATGGTGTTACGATGGATCTGCTCCAGCAAGCCCTGATTCTAAGAGAATATGATGGCCCGCTCAGTGATATCCTTCAGGTGTTACTGAGTACAATATTTGCTGCCCTTAAGGTTCTGGAAACGTCTGAAGAAGCGAACCTAGAATCAGGCACCAAAAATGTGGCCAATTGGTGCAGCAAACATTTCTCTACTAATCTTACGGATCTACCGATGGATTCGACGACCGTTTCCGAAATATTGCGGTTACACATTAGCGCTTATAGTCAATCAACCTATTTTGGTGATGCTTGTTCTATCTTGATCCGTGATCATCCAAGCATAATGCAAACGTTAGCAACACACAGTGTTTTCCAGTTATCAACTAAAAGTGTAATGCATATAATCTGTGCACTTATACACCAGTTGCTTATGACTGATGAAGTACTAAGTCGAGTGGAGAAGGTAGGAGATGCTCGAATCAAGTTGAAGAACAACCATCAGGAACAGAGTCGTTTAACACACAAGACAAAGTCGTTAAAACAGGTTGCGCAGGACAGCATGAACAAAACGTTAGCGTCATATGCGGGCCAGATGTCGGATAATGAGTTAGACGAATGCCGGAAGAAACTGGAGCAAAATCTGAATGACGAATTGGCAGAAATCGAAACGAACGCCTGTCGTAAAATGAAGGTGTTGCAGGATGAATTCGAGACTCTCAATCGAAGTTATAATTTATACCAGGTGCACCTAGGATCCGATCGTGGCTTCCGCAATTATTGGCAGTTCCAATCGATACCAGGTTTATTTGTGGAGCATGATAAAAAGTTCATTGGAAGTTGCCTGGAACGCGTGACAATGCATATTCCTGCTTTGGCACACTGTGAACTAAAGAATAGAAAGAAGTATATTACCGAGTCGATTCTACGATGCGCTGGGAACAGTAATGGCTTGTTAGAAAAAGAAGGGGATATTTATGAAGAATTGTTGTTCCGCGGGATAAATTTGCTGCAACAGAGCAATGCACCAAAAAAAGATGCATTATTACTTAACGAAGCAAATCCTGCAGTAGACAATAACGTTCCTGCCACACATCCAACCAACCGTGAGTTATTCATGTGTACTGGTAATGCAGAAAACTGTCCTGTTCATCTTCCTGTCCAGATATCCAACCTTCATACTAAATGGGGCTTCTATGCGACGCGACAAGAGTTGGATGCGCTCATCAAAAGCCTCAACCCAAGGGGTCGCCGCGAACAATCCCTTCGTAAAGCGTTACTTTTACACCGTGAAAGCATAGAATCAAGGATTGAGCGGTGCCCGATAGAAAAATTGTCCATCCAAACTGACGATCGTACAAAGATGCAGGCCAGCACGTTTGAACCGCAACACAAGAATCCAGAACCGGTTATGCCACAAAGTGAGTTGCTCGAAACAATGTTCCGAGAGAGTTTGCTCGAACTAGAAGGACGAATTACTGCCGGATGTTTGGGTGAGCTGAAGGTTAACAGTATTGAAAAATGGCGTAAGGCGATATTGAATCGTTCGTACGATTcgcaaatcaatgaaaaactaGTGTGGGGTCAGAGCCGTCAGAACCAGAAGTCTTACGTAAAGAAACCAAATGAAGAATCATCTAGTGAGGAATCTGAGGAGGACTTGAACGATATGTTCGAATTGTGTAAAACAGATCAAAGTTATGGTTTACCGGAAACTACTAATATTGATGTATCTACACAGAATCAAGATGCATCAAATGGTTCGCTGCAAAATACAGTTCGTTCGATGGCTTCAGCGTTGCTTCAAATCGAGCAAAGCATTGATATAAAGTTTTTCAGGCATCCGTTTGGACCAAAAGGAATTTGCAAGGACCCAAACAGGATCCTACTCTTTCAATTTGTAGGTCAGAAAAAGTTGCTCCGTTGGGAAGCTGGACTAATGCGTGCCACTTCGTTCTCGCAGCTCTTTTTACATTATCACGTACTTTACGATGGAATACGATGGTCCAGATCTATAGAGAGAGCAGTCTGCATGGTTTGTAGATTAAAAGGTAACGCCAGCGTATCGCTTTTGTGCGACGAGTGTAATCGGGTCTGTCACATGTATTGCCTTAAGCCGAAACTTAAGAAAATTCCGGAGGGcgattggttttgtatgttATGCAGACCAAAGGATCACGAATCGAAGTACAGAGTAACGGGCCGAATGCGAACAGCCGAAATAATCGATTACAACGAATCGAACACAAGTGATCAGGATTCGGAGAACACGGATgatagtgatgatgatggaagtAAATCAATCGACGAAGGATCAGAATCGGGAGTCGTCGTCAAACGTCGTCGAACGGCCTCGTCCTTGACATCGTCAAGTGAGAAAGAATATGAAAGCGATAAAGATGAAGAAGATGATATATCAATCAAAGATcctgaagaaacaaaacttaaaattGTAATACACAAAAAGGCCGAaacaaagaaggaaaattCTTGGCGGAGTGCTACCCGTAAAGCTAACCAGGGAACAGGGACTGTACACGCCAAACGTGTCCATCAGATAGAATCCAAGAAGGCAGAACGAACCAACAAAAGTACGCCACGGGAAAATCTTAACCGTTCAAACGCTGGAAGACGGTCTCTGGacgcaaaaaagaagaaagtaaATACTTCGCACACCTCAAGTCGAACAGCTCGCAACCCGGAAATAAGAACAGTAAAAAACCAATCGCTACAACGACGTGCTCACCCCAAGCGTGCCCGGGAAACAGAATCCAAGAAAGATGAACATGCcaaaaaaagtaaactttCGGAAAACATTAATAGCCCCACCACTGGACGGCGGTCGCTGCGACTTTCGACGAAGGAATCGTAA
- the LOC128708220 gene encoding 2-oxoisovalerate dehydrogenase subunit alpha, mitochondrial produces the protein MSLLRTLGNVLIKKTMFARPARLAASVKHLSSDTAPLQQGAGNGSVHAKFPGALEASFVTAPKLALPENMDPIPIYRVMNSEGMIDDPSQEPNLEQATVQKMFRDMVLLNTMDKILYESQRQGRISFYMTNFGEEASHIGSAAALSPEDWVYGQYREAGVLVWRGFTISDFINQCYGNAEDLGKGRQMPVHYGSRKLNFVTISSPLGTQIPQAAGAAYAFKLQPKNQRCVITYFGEGAASEGDTHAAFNFAATLDCPVIFFCRNNGFAISTPSKEQYRGDGIAGRAAGYGMAALRFDGTDVFATYNATKLAREYVLRENKPIVLEAMAYRIGHHSTSDDSTAYRPADELEIWNTVEHPITKLKHYMVRRGWFNEEKENEFVKSIRKQVLSQINQSERIPKPDWREMFQDVYEEIPTHLKEQMRMMEEHVEQHREHYPLKDFKQ, from the exons ATGTCGTTGCTACGTACTTTGGGAAATGTGTTAATTAAGAAGACAATGTTCGCACGGCCAGCTCGTTTGGCGGCCTCTGTAAAG CACCTTTCGTCCGACACTGCACCGTTGCAACAAGGCGCTGGTAATGGTTCCGTGCACGCAAAATTCCCCGGCGCTTTGGAAGCCTCTTTCGTGACAGCCCCGAAATTGGCATTGCCGGAAAACATGGATCCCATTCCTATCTATCGCGTGATGAACAGTGAGGGCATGATCGACGATCCGTCACAAGAACCGAACCTGGAACAGGCAACCGTACAAAAGATGTTCCGCGACATGGTGCTATTGAACACCATGGACAAGATTTTGTACGAATCCCAGCGCCAAGGGCGTATATCATTCTACATGACTAATTTTGGCGAAGAGGCAAGTCACATTGGTAGCGCAGCTGCCCTCAGTCCAGAAGATTGGGTGTACGGACAGTACCGTGAGGCAGGGGTGTTGGTTTGGCGTGGATTTACCATTTCGGACTTTATCAACCAATGCTACGGAAACGCCGAGGATCTTGGCAAGGGTCGTCAAATGCCGGTGCACTACGGTTCGCGGAAACTTAACTTTGTCACCATTTCTTCTCCGTTGGGCACGCAAATTCCGCAGGCGGCTGGAGCGGCTTACGCGTTCAAACTACAGCCTAAGAACCAGCGGTGTGTTATTACGTATTTCGGTGAGGGAGCTGCATCCGAGGGCGATACTCATGCGGCTTTCAATTTTGCGGCTACTCTCGATTGCCCGGTCATCTTTTTCTGTCGCAATAACGGCTTTGCCATTTCTACACCATCCAAGGAACAGTATCGTGGAGACGGTATCGCTGGACGTGCCGCCGGTTACGGGATGGCTGCTTTGCGATTCGATGGAACCGACGTGTTTGCAACATATAACGCTACCAAACTCGCCCGAGAATATGTCCTGCGAGAGAACAAACCAATAGTGCTCGAAGCGATGGCTTATCGTATAGGACATCATTCTACGTCGGATGATAGCACGGCTTACCGTCCGGCCGATGAGTTGGAAATTTGGAACACGGTTGAGCATCCAATCACCAAGCTCAAACACTATATGGTTCGACGAGGGTGGTTTAACGAGGAGAAAGAGAATGAGTTCGTAAAATCAATCCGCAAGCAGGTGCTGTCCCAGATAAACCAATCGGAACGCATTCCCAAACCGGACTGGCGCGAAATGTTCCAGGATGTTTATGAGGAAATACCGACGCATCTCAAGGAGCAAATGCGTATGATGGAGGAACACGTAGAACAGCACCGGGAGCACTATCCACTAAAGGATTTTAAACAATAG
- the LOC128719499 gene encoding acylphosphatase-2-like has translation MVANVLMFIFISFAGIIATLERTNGILFSSCEIDGRIAENCASTLSLASSRIDPRIQRKMSNKLFMCDFEVFGIVQGVFFRKYTQKQASSLGLRGWCMNTRDDTVKGQLEGEEKAMNEMKHWLQTKGSPSSRIDKAVFSVPREITNFSFKDFSIRR, from the exons ATggttgcaaatgttttgatgtttattttcatatcCTTTGCGGGAATCATAGCAACCctcgaacgaacgaatggaATTCTTTTCAGTTCTTGCGAAATAGACGGTAGGATTGCAGAAAACTGTGCCAGTACGTTAAGTCTAGCATCCTCTCGCATCGATCCAAGGATTCAACGGAAGATGTCGAACAAATTGTTTATGTGTGATTTCGAAGTGTTTGGAATTGTACAAG GGGTGTTCTTTCGCAAG TACACCCAAAAACAGGCGTCAAGTTTGGGATTACGTGGTTGGTGCATGAATACTCGCGATGATACAGTGAAAGGACAACtcgaaggtgaagaaaaagcGATGAACGAAAT GAAACATTGGCTACAAACTAAAGGTAGTCCATCTAGCCGTATTGATAAGGCAGTTTTTAGCGTTCCAAGAGAGATaacaaacttttcattcaaaGATTTCTCAATACGTCGTTGA
- the LOC128709472 gene encoding E3 ubiquitin-protein ligase Nedd-4-like, translated as MRSQISSIQTTFQSPHGSSLSGLPALTIGSFMTPQRPPRRRAQSMGNSSYGSSPALSSHTPRGSLFTANDEDACYVRIKVLGASGLAKKDIFGYSDPYVKIEQNTITGDVNVDHMVTKTKRRTLNPVWNEEFVFRVEPNEHKLVFQVYDENRLTRDGFMGLVELTLINLPHENDSRTITPQRYTLRAKRQFSLRLATKVRGTLELYHAIMRNDDPAIGRTRSAMSVSNRTSATSTPVAVHRNAGLYPQQQLPPNHPSIRPYPHLPPLPQPDPLPPGWEVRQDPVGRMYYVNHIARTTQWERPSIVTAQPGLNEMVAAFQRRFHISNDPDNEGSGSNNTSMADIVSITSENGESGGTANTSSIGISSPMSLHAGDDASVTTTERLGNALRISDAEVMGISPSPSNTSIASSANSGTIRPIRPAPPPPPSSSTSSACASPVGTPVPSQRRRSSPGSNANALPANEESGESSSTTAIPPEVESNTVSSMYSASTVNGDAEAENTSNAREVSETASSSSVGEQSRSDSSITSTGVQPSTPSHPSSPTPATATNTPNATGLPPGWAVQVASNGRLFFIDHINKTTSWVDPRTGLASPIPSAANDSSGNAGNVGSTGGASGSRGDARSSDDNLGSLPEGWEERVHSDGRTFFIDHNTRTTQWDDPRLSNPKIAGQAVPYSRDYKQKYEYFKSQLQKPSNVPNKIDIKVRRASILEDSYRVINSVTRLDLLKTKLWVEFEGETGLDYGGLAREWFYLLSKEMFNPYYGLFEYSAMDNYTLQINPNSGLCNEEHLNYFKFIGRVAGMAIYHGKLLDAFFIRPFYKMMLQKSIDLKDMEAVDTEYYNSLLYIKENDPSSLMLTFSVDEESFGTTNQRELKPNGADLEVCNDNKDEYIRLVIDWRFEARVKDQMQAFLEGVGSLVPLHLLKIFDENELELLMCGIQSIDVNDWKKNTMYKGDYYANHAVVQWFWRAVLSFNNEMRARLLQFVTGTSRVPMNGFKELYGSNGPQLFTIEKWGTVNNFPRAHTCFNRLDLPPYESYAQLKEKLISAIEGSQGFAGVD; from the exons ATGCGATCACAAATCAGCAGCATCCAGACAACGTTTCAATCGCCGCACGGTTCTTCACTGTCTGGCCTACCGGCGCTAACCATCGGTTCCTTCATGACACCACAGAGGCCACCCCGCAGGAGAGCCCAGTCCATGGGCAACTCGTCCTACGGTTCGAGTCCGGCTCTGTCATCACACACTCCCCGTGGATCCCTTTTTACCGCT AATGATGAAGATGCATGCTACGTGCGCATCAAAGTACTGGGAGCAAGCGGGTTGGCGAAAAAGGACATCTTCGGATACAGTGATCCGTACGTGAAAATCGAGCAAAACACCATCACCGGAGACGTCAACGTGGACCACATGGTgacgaaaacgaaacgcaGG ACGCTGAACCCGGTCTGGAATGAGGAATTTGTGTTTCGCGTTGAACCAAACGAACACAAGCTGGTATTTCAAGTGTACGATGAAAATCGGCTAACGCGTGACGGTTTTATGGGACTAGTTGAGCTAACACTGATCAATTTACCTCACGAAAACGATAGCCGTACGATTACGCCGCAGCGATATACACTGCGGGCCAAGCGCCAGTTCAGCTTACGCCTGGCGACTAAGGTACGCGGTACTCTGGAGCTGTACCATGCAATCATGCGAAATGATGACCCGGCTATCGGTAGAACGCGTTCGGCAATGAGTGTTAGTAATCGTAcatccgccacgagcacaccgGTTGCAGTGCATCGAAATGCAGGATTGTATCCGCAGCAACAACTACCGCCAAATCATCCCAGCATCCGGCCATATCCTCATTTGCCTCCGTTGCCACAGCCAGACCCATTGCCACCGGGTTGGGAAGTACGACAGGATCCCGTAGGTAGAATGTATTACGTAAATCATATCGCAAGAACTACTCAATGGGAGAGGCCAAGTATTGTGACTGCGCAACCGGGACTGAACGAAATGGTGGCCGCGTTTCAGCGGCGTTTCCACATCAGCAACGATCCGGACAATGAAGGCAGCGGTAGTAATAATACGAGCATG GCCGACATTGTCAGTATTACTTCGGAAAATGGTGAAAGCGGCGGAACGGCCAACACGTCATCTATCGGCATCTCTTCACCAATGTCCCTGCATGCAGGTGATGATGCTTCCGTAACCACAACCGAGCGATTGGGCAATGCATTACGTATTAGTGATGCAGAAGTTATGGGCATTTCGCCTTCCCCGTCAAACACTTCTATCGCTAGCAGTGCAAACAGTGGAACGATACGCCCCATACGTCCAGcacctccaccgccaccgtctTCGTCAACATCCTCAGCCTGTGCTAGTCCAGTCGGTACGCCGGTGCCCAGTCAACGACGTCGATCGTCACCAGGCAGCAACGCAAATGCACTCCCAGCGAACGAAGAGAGTGGGGAGTCATCCTCGACTACGGCGATACCGCCTGAAGTTGAGAGTAATACTGTATCTTCCATGTACTCTGCCAGCACGGTAAATGGGGATGCTGAGGCTGAAAACACGTCCAATGCCCGGGAG GTCAGTGAGACTGCATCGTCTTCCAGTGTTGGTGAGCAATCCCGATCGGACTCATCGATTACTTCCACCGGAGTACAACCGTCAACTCCAAGCCATCCTTCGTCACCAACACCGGCCACAGCAACAAATACACCAAATGCTACCGGTCTACCGCCAGGCTGGGCGGTACAAGTTGCTTCGAATGGGCGCTTATTTTTCATCGATCACATTAACAAAACCACCTCGTGGGTTGATCCTCGAACGGGGCTTGCAAGTCCTATACCGAGCGCTGCCAATGATAGTTCCGGCAATGCTGGCAATGTCGGCTCGACCGGCGGAGCAAGCGGTAGCCGCGGTGATGCACGTTCGTCGGACGACAATCTGGGCTCACTACCGGAAGGTTGGGAGGAGCGTGTACATAGCGATGGTCGAACATTCTTCATCGATCATAACACGCGCACTACGCAGTGGGATGATCCGCGGCTTTCGAATCCAAAGATTGCTGGTCAGGCTGTACCGTATTCGCGCgactacaaacaaaaatatgagTACTTCAAGAGCCAACTGCAAAAACCGAGCAACGTGCCAAACAAGATCGATATCAAGGTGCGAAGGGCTTCAATTTTGGAAGATTCCTACCGTGTGATCAATTCGGTTACACGGCTCGATCTACTGAAGACGAAGTTGTGGGTTGAGTTTGAAGGTGAAACTGGGCTGGACTATGGCGGGCTGGCTAGAGAATGGTTCTATCTACTATCGAAAGAGATGTTCAATCCATACTATGGGCTGTTCGAGTATTCAGCGATGGATAACTACACACTGCAGATAAATCCAAACAGCGGATTGTGCAATGAAGAGCATCTTAATTACTTCAA GTTCATTGGACGCGTTGCAGGAATGGCAATCTACCATGGGAAGCTGTTAGACGCGTTCTTCATTAGACCATTCTACAAAATGATGCTTCAAAAGTCCATCGATCTGAAGGACATGGAAGCAGTGGATACTGAGTATTACAATTCATTGCTTTACATCAAAGAGAACGATCCAAGTTCCCTGATGCTGACCTTCAGTGTGGACGAGGAAAGCTTCGGTACAACGAACCAGCGAGAGCTCAAACCAAATGGTGCGGACCTAGAAGTGTGTAACGATAACAAGGACGAGTATATTCGGCTCGTTATCGATTGGCGTTTCGAAGCTCGCGTTAAAGATCAGATGCAGGCCTTCTTGGAAGGCGTTGGTTCGTTGGTCCCGTTACATCTGCTAAAAATTTTCGACGAGAATGAGCTTGAGCTGCTGATGTGTGGCATCCAAAGTATCGATGTGAACGATTGGAAAAAGAACACCATGTACAAAGGAGATTACTATGCAAACCATGCGGTGGTACAGTGGTTCTGGCGGGCGGTACTATCATTCAACAATGAAATGCGTGCCCGATTACTGCAGTTCGTAACTGGTACCTCGCGTGTGCCTATGAACGGGTTTAAGGAACTGTACGGTTCGAATGGTCCGCAACTGTTTACTATCGAGAAGTGGGGAACTGTCAACAATTTTCCACGTGCGCACACCTG TTTCAACCGTTTAGATTTGCCTCCATATGAAAGCTATGCCcaattgaaggaaaaattaatcaGTGCAATCGAGGGCAGCCAAGGATTTGCCGGTGTAGATTAA
- the LOC128719438 gene encoding transcription initiation factor TFIID subunit 12: MASPSQSSPATTGTTNAIGGTGTKATSGTGSTAGTTSSSGNSGTDSTTQLLTKPRLQELVREIDPTEQLDEEVEELLLQIADDFVENTVNAACLLAKHRKVAKVEVRDVQLHLERNWNMWIPGFGTDELRPYKRATVTEAHKQRLALIRKAIKKY; encoded by the exons ATGGCTTCACCGTCTCAAAGCAGTCCAGCCACGACAGGAACGACAAACGCTATCGGCGGTACAGGTACAAAAGCTACTTCTGGTACTGGTTCCACAGCTGGCACAACATCTTCATCTGGCAATAGTGGGACAGATAGCACTACCCAGCTCCTAACTAAACCTCGGCTGCAGGAACTGGTTCGCGAAATAGACCCTACGGAACAGCTAGACGAAGAGGTGGAAGAGCTGTTGTTACAAATAGCGGACGATTTTGTAGAGAACACGGTGAATGCCGCTTGCCTGTTAGCCAAACATCGCAAGGTCGCGAAGGTAGAAGTACGTGATGTACAGTTGCATCTAG AACGCAACTGGAACATGTGGATTCCTGGCTTTGGTACGGATGAATTAAGACCGTATAAGAGAGCGACCGTGACCGAAGCCCACAAACAACGATTGGCTCTAATAAGGAAAGCCATAAAGAAATACTAG